In the Mya arenaria isolate MELC-2E11 chromosome 11, ASM2691426v1 genome, one interval contains:
- the LOC128209227 gene encoding membrane progestin receptor alpha-like → MKHRHRTLAAEQVPKELRVPHVKSGYRLLNQPWMYYIESLVHIHNETLNVWTHLIGCVLLIIQMTVYFYIYASDNAVIRWTLLGHGTCCFITLFNSAVAHLLHSRSCYSNFMVFMYDYVGVVSWGFGTAILAMYGVSDKHMYEELEPAFLTIQLIWTYLTFIIICMSKLWFGHDLEISSRKKMIVVSIFIQALSNVIPWFPRYISCFNDVDCSLSSLNHITVVCVSFTLMTITFVLHQPEKSWPGKFDIYGQSHQIFHVIATVTQSLQFYALYIDYTHKVNSHCQPNLNKLGAHILLLNISCILTLIYFKPNVRKKLQDRKSKHD, encoded by the coding sequence ATGAAACACCGCCATCGAACCCTGGCCGCGGAACAAGTTCCAAAGGAACTAAGAGTACCGCATGTGAAATCAGGATACAGACTGCTAAACCAGCCGTGGATGTATTATATTGAAAGCCTAGTTCATATACACAACGAAACTTTGAATGTATGGACTCATCTCATTGGATGTGTACTGCTAATTATTCAGATGAcggtttatttttatatatatgcatcaGACAATGCTGTAATTCGTTGGACGTTGCTAGGCCATGGCACATGTTGCTTTATCACGCTATTTAATAGCGCTGTTGCACACCTGTTACATTCCCGTTCGTGTTACTCTAACTTCATGGTGTTCATGTACGACTATGTGGGTGTGGTGAGTTGGGGGTTCGGTACTGCCATCCTTGCAATGTACGGCGTCTCAGACAAGCACATGTACGAGGAACTCGAACCAGCGTTTCTTACCATTCAGCTAATATGGACATACTTGACgtttattataatatgtatgtccaaactttGGTTTGGTCATGATCTGGAGATAAGCtcgagaaaaaaaatgattgtcgTGTCAATTTTTATACAAGCTCTGAGCAATGTTATTCCATGGTTTCCAAGGTATATTAGCTGCTTTAACGACGTTGACTGCAGCCTCTCTTCGCTCAACCACATAACCGTGGTCTGCGTATCCTTCACACTGATGACCATAACGTTTGTTCTCCACCAACCCGAGAAGTCCTGGCCAGGCAAGTTTGACATATACGGTCAGAGTCACCAAATCTTCCACGTTATTGCTACAGTGACCCAGTCTTTACAATTCTACGctttatatattgattatacGCATAAAGTAAACTCGCACTGCCAACCGAACTTGAACAAGCTTGGCgcacatattttattattaaatatatcatgtatactcactttaatatattttaaacccAATGTGCGGAAAAAGTTGCAAGACAGAAAGTCCAAACACGACTAG